A genomic stretch from Corynebacterium faecale includes:
- a CDS encoding HIRAN domain-containing protein, whose amino-acid sequence MMQPFYDISGPCKRSDFTEVKGTYYYSPTLRTMFVQEGAQERKEFFSLVTLVPEPDNPYSSSGHAISVRWNAQVIGHIPSGISTEYRQIGRIAASGFTALTVARVWATTRSDGQRGYWVSVALPEPSLLYPINAAPSQAWTLLPGGSVSQVTKESDHRDVLSAYCPKTQENHILVTLHLMPPTEKRPWEGVEVRLDGNRIGELTQLTSGKYVSTVRHYSIQGVLSVSRATLDRAGEVKLFAATADLLRPEDLTLRPDLPELIPYEADPSNYDVPPAYQENSSDKNKKATVQLPSNSGALLDSTPWAQLLEPDTSPRATPFQRGYTRSAISRSFPNTRVPRLDYASVGQCEKILHYFNQPVEKLHQGGRDSLKLWWLSIVFFLLTGLALSTVILGQIILLLMAGVSIHHFWTRTKLQPPFHQQR is encoded by the coding sequence ATGATGCAACCGTTCTACGATATCTCCGGGCCCTGTAAGAGAAGTGACTTCACGGAGGTGAAGGGAACCTATTATTACTCCCCTACTCTCCGCACGATGTTTGTGCAGGAAGGTGCACAGGAACGCAAAGAGTTCTTTTCCCTTGTCACCCTGGTCCCAGAACCTGATAACCCCTATAGCAGTTCCGGCCATGCGATCTCAGTTCGGTGGAATGCTCAGGTAATCGGTCATATCCCCTCAGGAATATCTACTGAGTATCGCCAGATCGGCCGTATCGCTGCCAGTGGTTTCACCGCACTGACGGTAGCCCGGGTCTGGGCTACAACCCGCTCAGATGGTCAACGCGGTTATTGGGTATCGGTGGCGCTGCCTGAACCATCCCTCCTCTATCCCATCAACGCTGCGCCATCACAAGCCTGGACGCTTCTTCCCGGGGGATCTGTTTCCCAGGTAACCAAAGAATCAGACCACAGGGATGTGCTCAGTGCTTATTGCCCGAAGACACAGGAAAACCATATTCTTGTCACCCTCCATCTGATGCCACCCACAGAGAAGCGCCCCTGGGAAGGCGTCGAGGTCCGCCTCGATGGCAACCGTATCGGTGAGCTGACACAGTTGACCAGCGGAAAATATGTTTCCACTGTCCGTCATTACAGTATTCAGGGTGTGCTCAGTGTTTCCCGGGCCACCCTTGACCGGGCCGGCGAGGTGAAACTTTTCGCCGCTACCGCTGATCTGCTCAGGCCAGAGGATCTCACCCTCAGGCCTGATCTTCCTGAACTCATCCCCTATGAGGCGGATCCCTCGAATTATGATGTTCCTCCCGCATATCAGGAAAATTCCTCTGATAAGAATAAAAAGGCAACGGTTCAGCTACCATCCAACTCTGGAGCTCTGCTGGATTCCACCCCCTGGGCGCAACTCCTCGAGCCTGATACCTCCCCCAGGGCAACGCCTTTCCAACGGGGTTATACCCGGTCCGCCATCAGCAGAAGTTTTCCCAATACCCGTGTGCCACGCTTGGATTATGCCAGTGTCGGACAGTGCGAGAAGATCCTCCACTATTTCAACCAGCCGGTAGAAAAGCTGCATCAGGGCGGACGTGATTCCCTGAAGCTGTGGTGGCTCAGCATCGTGTTCTTCCTGCTCACCGGTTTGGCGCTCTCCACAGTCATCCTGGGACAGATCATTTTGTTGCTCATGGCGGGTGTGAGCATCCATCACTTCTGGACCCGCACTAAACTTCAACCCCCCTTCCACCAACAGAGATAA
- a CDS encoding mycoredoxin: protein MSHATIYATDWCPYCASLLRGLKDLDPSEYEVIDVDQDEEAGEWVKSVNDGNRIVPTVKFSDGTHATNPPAADVIIKIQDLS, encoded by the coding sequence ATGTCACACGCCACTATCTACGCCACCGACTGGTGCCCCTACTGCGCATCGCTGCTCAGAGGCCTCAAAGACCTTGATCCATCCGAGTATGAGGTCATCGATGTGGACCAGGATGAAGAAGCTGGCGAGTGGGTGAAATCCGTCAATGACGGCAACCGTATCGTCCCCACCGTGAAATTCTCAGATGGCACCCATGCCACCAATCCCCCGGCTGCTGACGTGATCATCAAGATCCAAGACCTGTCCTAG
- a CDS encoding 3'(2'),5'-bisphosphate nucleotidase CysQ — MTAQINDSILTKRLAQGTGEILKGVRNVGVLRGRNLGDAGDDLAQNWIARVLEQHRPDDGFLSEEAADDLARLNKNRVWIIDPLDGTKEFATGRQDWAVHIALVEDGIPTHAAVGLPDLGVVFHSADARAVTGPLSKVVAISHNRPPQVASHIATQLGFTTEAMGSAGAKAMHVLLGDYDAYIHAGGMYEWDSAAPVGVCKAAGLHCSRLDGSELTYNHKDTFLPDVLICRPELADEILELAARYLEEHGSY, encoded by the coding sequence ATGACTGCTCAGATCAATGATTCCATTCTGACCAAGCGCCTGGCGCAGGGAACCGGAGAGATCCTCAAGGGTGTCCGCAATGTTGGCGTTTTGAGGGGACGCAATCTCGGTGATGCCGGTGATGATCTGGCACAGAACTGGATCGCCCGGGTTCTTGAGCAGCACCGCCCCGATGACGGTTTCCTCTCTGAGGAGGCCGCCGATGATCTCGCGCGTCTGAACAAAAACCGCGTCTGGATCATCGACCCACTGGATGGCACCAAGGAATTCGCCACTGGACGACAGGACTGGGCGGTCCACATCGCACTCGTCGAGGACGGTATCCCCACCCACGCAGCCGTCGGACTCCCCGACCTGGGTGTGGTTTTCCACTCCGCCGATGCCCGCGCGGTCACCGGTCCGCTGTCCAAGGTGGTGGCCATTTCCCATAACAGGCCCCCGCAGGTGGCTAGCCACATTGCCACACAGCTCGGCTTCACCACCGAGGCCATGGGTTCCGCAGGTGCCAAGGCCATGCATGTGCTCCTGGGTGACTACGATGCCTACATCCACGCCGGTGGAATGTATGAGTGGGATTCCGCGGCCCCGGTCGGGGTGTGCAAGGCCGCAGGTCTGCACTGCTCCCGCCTCGACGGTTCGGAGCTGACCTACAACCACAAGGACACCTTCCTTCCCGATGTGCTGATCTGCCGTCCGGAACTGGCCGATGAGATTCTCGAGCTGGCAGCCCGGTACCTGGAGGAGCACGGGTCTTACTAG
- a CDS encoding MFS transporter yields MAVLLSFAYGLQMYATVPAFGALSEEFSLDLTQIGLLVSVWFLGYAIAHVPAGFAAAAWGIKKVAVWGAFALAASTLIFVFAESYGMLIFSRAIGGVAMSFMAGAAFPLATAWAPPQHSRIIVGGLVNGVGFTGGSALGLYVWTMLLNSYGWRNATFIAAVVALVIAIASIFFVSTPAHLRELNGGHFSLKSTGQVLRSRSIWAIGIGSICGYGVLFTVSQLGPTYVESEFGFSAESAGLLGAVMLLLGIPAALISGRIADKARSFLPTLWIPAGLLVLMLAVMPFISGTLLWIALPLVGILGSMYFSPATVAHAEYPDEVSPQNYATAFGLVLSLGNIGAFLFPYVYSLSTGYVGARWSWMVLAAISAVAWLGFFFAKEPRTPEKMKSETPKARKSTDNYALWQ; encoded by the coding sequence ATGGCAGTTCTACTCTCCTTTGCCTACGGGTTGCAGATGTATGCAACCGTCCCAGCATTTGGTGCACTGTCAGAAGAATTCTCACTTGATTTAACTCAGATCGGCCTTCTGGTCTCTGTCTGGTTCCTCGGTTATGCCATCGCGCATGTGCCTGCTGGCTTTGCCGCAGCAGCCTGGGGAATAAAAAAAGTAGCAGTCTGGGGCGCTTTCGCCCTCGCTGCATCCACCCTCATCTTTGTCTTCGCTGAAAGCTACGGGATGCTGATCTTCTCCCGCGCTATCGGTGGAGTGGCAATGTCTTTCATGGCAGGTGCCGCCTTCCCGCTGGCCACTGCATGGGCCCCACCACAGCATTCACGCATCATCGTCGGCGGACTGGTCAACGGTGTTGGTTTCACCGGCGGTTCTGCACTGGGCCTTTATGTCTGGACCATGCTGCTCAATTCCTACGGGTGGCGGAATGCAACTTTCATCGCTGCCGTAGTGGCATTAGTGATAGCCATAGCCTCCATCTTTTTCGTGAGCACCCCGGCTCATCTACGTGAGCTCAACGGTGGGCATTTCTCCCTTAAATCCACCGGTCAGGTACTGCGCTCCCGTTCCATCTGGGCAATCGGCATCGGAAGTATCTGCGGCTATGGTGTCCTCTTCACCGTTTCCCAGCTTGGCCCCACGTATGTGGAATCGGAATTCGGATTCTCTGCAGAGTCAGCTGGGCTGCTTGGTGCGGTGATGTTGTTGCTGGGAATCCCGGCCGCACTCATCAGTGGTCGCATCGCAGATAAGGCACGATCTTTCCTGCCGACCCTATGGATACCAGCCGGACTGCTTGTTCTCATGCTGGCAGTTATGCCATTCATCAGTGGTACCCTCCTCTGGATTGCACTTCCCCTGGTGGGCATTCTGGGATCGATGTACTTCTCCCCCGCCACTGTTGCCCATGCTGAATACCCAGATGAGGTCTCACCGCAAAACTATGCCACCGCTTTCGGGCTGGTGCTCTCTCTGGGCAATATCGGCGCCTTCCTCTTCCCTTATGTCTATTCCCTCAGTACCGGCTATGTCGGCGCCCGGTGGAGCTGGATGGTGCTGGCTGCAATTTCTGCCGTGGCATGGCTCGGTTTCTTCTTTGCCAAGGAACCTCGTACCCCCGAGAAAATGAAATCCGAGACCCCCAAGGCTCGAAAGTCCACAGATAATTACGCATTGTGGCAATGA
- a CDS encoding dihydrofolate reductase, with translation MTLGAIWAQSLDRVIGDGQGMPWHIPEDLKHFKDITMGEPVIMGRKTWESLPERFRPLPGRENFVLSRQAAGAWSAGATIIRELPIDGWIMGGGEIYAATVADADVLEITIVDATFAEELGDRAVYAPEIPATFTLDEETDWQQGETHRFKFQRWVKIQPTA, from the coding sequence ATGACCCTCGGCGCGATCTGGGCCCAGAGCCTCGACCGGGTGATCGGTGACGGTCAGGGCATGCCCTGGCACATCCCTGAAGATCTCAAACACTTCAAGGACATCACCATGGGTGAGCCGGTGATCATGGGCCGAAAAACCTGGGAGTCCCTGCCGGAGCGATTCCGCCCGTTGCCGGGCCGTGAGAACTTTGTGTTATCCAGGCAGGCCGCCGGCGCCTGGTCCGCAGGCGCCACCATCATCCGAGAACTGCCTATCGACGGGTGGATCATGGGCGGTGGTGAAATCTACGCCGCCACGGTAGCTGACGCCGACGTTCTGGAAATCACCATCGTGGACGCCACTTTCGCTGAGGAACTGGGTGACAGAGCCGTCTACGCCCCGGAGATTCCTGCAACCTTCACCCTGGATGAGGAAACCGACTGGCAACAGGGTGAAACCCATCGTTTCAAGTTCCAACGCTGGGTGAAAATACAACCAACTGCTTAA
- a CDS encoding IS110 family transposase, with protein MTTGNTHDVTIGLDVGKTAHHACAMLSSGEIIYDKPLPQDETQLRKVFTDLQQHGTVLMVVDQPNTIGALPIAVARDAGCLVGYLPGLAMRKAADLYPGRSKTDRRDAFIIADTARTMPHTLRAVDRDNEVLSALKMLSGFDDDIAKDCTRTINRLRSVLTQIYPSFERALVGDVITRPLVLEMLIHYGGPTKMKKAGYQRVHTWMSNRAKKDPTKLVDAIFDGLKAQTVTVPGTAAAEIVIPQLATNIKSLLEQRKTIAEQVEELLEEFPLHQVLISMPGVGIKTAANILLAVGDCSDFRSAGHLAAYAGIAPVTRRSGTSIRGEFPARSGNKRLKNALFYSAFASLRSHEASKTYYERKRAEGKRHNAAIMCLARRRCNVIYAMLTRAEFFREVPSRAAA; from the coding sequence ATGACCACCGGCAACACCCATGACGTCACCATCGGACTCGACGTCGGAAAAACCGCCCACCACGCTTGCGCGATGCTCAGCTCAGGCGAAATCATCTACGACAAACCCCTACCCCAAGACGAAACCCAGCTCCGGAAAGTCTTCACCGACCTGCAGCAACATGGCACAGTCTTGATGGTTGTCGACCAACCCAACACCATCGGTGCCCTGCCCATCGCCGTCGCCCGCGATGCCGGCTGCCTGGTTGGTTACCTCCCAGGTCTGGCCATGCGCAAGGCCGCTGATCTCTATCCAGGGCGGTCCAAAACCGACCGTCGGGACGCCTTCATCATCGCCGATACCGCACGGACCATGCCGCATACCTTGCGTGCTGTCGACCGCGACAACGAAGTCTTGTCAGCGTTGAAGATGCTGTCAGGCTTTGATGACGACATCGCCAAAGACTGCACGAGAACCATCAACCGATTGCGCAGCGTGCTCACCCAGATCTACCCCAGCTTCGAACGAGCACTGGTCGGTGATGTGATCACCCGACCCTTAGTGTTAGAGATGCTGATCCATTACGGCGGACCAACGAAGATGAAAAAGGCGGGATACCAGCGTGTTCACACCTGGATGAGTAACCGCGCGAAGAAGGATCCCACGAAGCTGGTGGATGCTATCTTCGACGGTTTGAAAGCCCAAACCGTCACGGTACCTGGAACCGCAGCTGCTGAGATCGTCATCCCGCAGTTGGCCACCAACATCAAGTCCCTGCTGGAACAGCGCAAAACTATCGCTGAACAAGTTGAGGAGTTACTCGAAGAATTCCCTCTTCACCAGGTCTTGATATCTATGCCGGGAGTTGGCATCAAGACCGCAGCCAATATCCTCCTGGCTGTCGGTGACTGTTCTGACTTCCGATCCGCAGGGCACCTGGCCGCTTATGCCGGGATCGCCCCGGTGACACGAAGATCTGGCACATCCATCCGTGGCGAGTTCCCCGCTAGATCAGGCAACAAAAGGCTCAAGAATGCGTTGTTCTACTCCGCGTTCGCATCCTTGCGATCTCATGAAGCATCGAAGACCTACTACGAACGGAAACGAGCCGAGGGCAAGCGCCATAACGCAGCCATCATGTGTTTGGCCAGGCGGCGGTGCAATGTCATCTACGCGATGTTGACCCGAGCTGAGTTCTTCCGGGAGGTTCCCTCCAGGGCCGCTGCCTAA
- a CDS encoding sodium:solute symporter family transporter — protein MLVGFFGVTFLITLTIRERKENVDGFMVSSGAIGYGFSASSMTATWVWAASFYAAAEAGYIYGISGPIHYGLWGALMILCIYPFGMRFRKLAPHAHTLAELVHARHGSSSQMLLAVSNIAGSLISLTANFTAAGALIYILTPFSFGTGVLVVAVGVLGYTIWSGFRASVLTDYVQLVAMMGAAAIIIPAIFYAAGGPDMLTMGMETLRDQDPQKADFWSQDAFLYQGAPYMVAVLAYAVGNQTITQRLFAVRIDRIKSTFVTATLGYAGTVIGLGMIGVLAAMIGMDPADGNTNNLIPQMAVEFLPAALIVALFIMVIGSLSSTADSDLSALAAIAMTDIYGKNIARGKVKTKTMLLVGRMTMIGATAAGVGLAFANFNILDLLVFVGGLWGALVFPVIASFYWNRITSRAFVISVAVAVAFFLLTRFDLIPMFGVQAVIFELLAATGAAVAVGLLAFGFLGRWAGGIAGTLMFVAMVPLFLGFLHDYPTLLSALVAYGISAVLCVGISLRSNERFDFDLIDERVMSFQGAAAQPTLSTEPTALMEEGAGATAAHVAPKGGTR, from the coding sequence ATGTTAGTCGGATTCTTCGGAGTAACTTTTCTCATCACTCTGACAATCCGGGAACGTAAAGAAAACGTCGACGGTTTCATGGTTTCCAGTGGAGCTATCGGCTACGGTTTCTCAGCCTCATCAATGACCGCGACCTGGGTATGGGCAGCTTCCTTCTACGCTGCAGCCGAGGCAGGTTATATCTACGGAATCTCCGGCCCCATCCATTATGGATTGTGGGGCGCGCTGATGATTCTCTGCATTTACCCCTTCGGAATGCGTTTCCGAAAGCTTGCGCCACATGCGCACACTCTCGCTGAGCTGGTTCACGCTCGGCATGGCTCTTCAAGCCAGATGCTGCTCGCAGTGTCGAATATCGCCGGCAGTCTCATCAGTCTGACCGCCAACTTCACCGCCGCCGGTGCGCTGATCTACATCCTGACCCCCTTCAGCTTCGGCACGGGCGTCCTGGTTGTTGCAGTCGGTGTTCTCGGCTACACCATCTGGTCCGGCTTCCGTGCCTCAGTCCTTACAGACTATGTACAGCTGGTGGCCATGATGGGTGCAGCGGCGATCATCATTCCGGCGATCTTCTATGCTGCGGGCGGACCCGACATGCTCACCATGGGCATGGAGACCCTGCGGGATCAGGATCCACAGAAGGCTGACTTCTGGTCGCAGGATGCCTTCCTCTACCAGGGTGCCCCCTACATGGTTGCTGTCCTTGCCTACGCAGTTGGCAACCAGACCATCACCCAGCGACTCTTCGCTGTGCGCATTGACCGCATCAAATCTACCTTCGTGACCGCCACCCTGGGTTATGCCGGTACCGTCATCGGTCTGGGCATGATCGGTGTTCTTGCGGCCATGATCGGTATGGATCCTGCAGATGGCAACACCAATAACCTGATCCCACAGATGGCAGTGGAATTCCTGCCGGCCGCTCTGATTGTGGCGCTGTTCATCATGGTGATCGGTTCCCTGTCCTCAACTGCGGATTCTGATCTCTCCGCACTTGCCGCCATCGCCATGACCGACATCTACGGCAAGAATATTGCCCGCGGAAAGGTCAAAACCAAGACAATGCTGCTCGTGGGCCGCATGACCATGATCGGTGCAACTGCAGCCGGTGTGGGCTTGGCATTCGCCAACTTCAATATTCTGGATCTACTGGTATTCGTGGGCGGACTCTGGGGCGCCCTGGTGTTCCCGGTCATCGCCAGCTTCTACTGGAACCGCATCACCAGCCGTGCATTCGTGATCTCCGTGGCTGTTGCAGTGGCCTTCTTCCTGCTGACCCGCTTCGACCTGATCCCAATGTTCGGTGTTCAGGCAGTTATCTTCGAGCTGCTGGCTGCCACCGGTGCCGCCGTTGCAGTGGGACTGCTCGCCTTTGGTTTCCTCGGCCGCTGGGCTGGTGGAATTGCCGGCACATTGATGTTCGTGGCCATGGTGCCACTCTTCCTCGGCTTCCTGCATGACTACCCGACCCTGCTCAGTGCCCTGGTTGCCTACGGTATCAGTGCCGTGCTGTGCGTGGGCATCAGCCTGCGCAGCAATGAGCGCTTCGACTTCGATCTCATTGATGAACGTGTGATGTCCTTCCAGGGGGCTGCGGCACAGCCAACGCTTTCCACTGAGCCAACAGCTCTGATGGAAGAGGGCGCCGGAGCCACCGCCGCCCACGTTGCTCCGAAGGGAGGTACCCGATAA
- a CDS encoding thymidylate synthase gives MTAISTPYEDLLRKIKAEGAHKGDRTGTGTTSLFGQQMRFNLADSFPLLTTKKVHFHSVVGELLWFLSGDSNVKWLQDNNIRIWNEWADENGELGPVYGVQWRSWPTPDGRHIDQIAGALETLQNNPDSRRNIVSAWNVSELENMALPPCHLLFQLYVADGKLSCQLYQRSADMFLGVPFNIASYALLTHMFAQQAGLEVGEFVWTGGDCHIYDNHKEQVDEQLSREARPYPTLELNKAASMFDYTFEDIAVSGYDPHPLIRGKVAV, from the coding sequence ATGACTGCCATTTCCACCCCGTACGAAGACCTTCTGCGCAAGATCAAGGCCGAAGGTGCTCACAAAGGCGACCGCACCGGCACCGGCACCACGTCTCTTTTTGGCCAGCAGATGCGTTTCAACCTCGCGGATTCCTTTCCGCTGCTCACCACCAAAAAGGTTCACTTCCATTCTGTGGTCGGTGAACTCCTGTGGTTCCTCAGCGGGGATTCCAATGTGAAATGGCTCCAGGACAACAATATCCGCATCTGGAATGAATGGGCCGATGAAAACGGCGAACTCGGTCCCGTCTACGGCGTGCAGTGGCGTTCCTGGCCCACCCCGGACGGTCGCCACATCGATCAGATCGCAGGAGCACTTGAGACCCTGCAGAACAACCCGGATTCCCGTCGCAACATTGTCTCCGCCTGGAATGTCTCCGAGCTGGAGAACATGGCCCTGCCGCCATGCCACCTGTTGTTCCAGCTCTACGTGGCCGATGGCAAGCTTTCCTGCCAGCTCTACCAGCGTTCAGCGGACATGTTCCTGGGTGTGCCGTTCAACATCGCCTCCTATGCCTTGCTGACCCACATGTTTGCCCAGCAGGCAGGCCTTGAGGTTGGTGAATTCGTGTGGACCGGCGGTGACTGCCACATTTATGACAATCACAAGGAACAGGTGGATGAGCAGCTCTCCCGTGAGGCACGCCCCTACCCCACCCTGGAGTTGAACAAGGCGGCGTCCATGTTTGACTACACCTTCGAGGACATCGCGGTCAGCGGTTATGATCCGCACCCACTCATCCGGGGCAAGGTCGCCGTATGA
- a CDS encoding putative transporter small subunit, producing the protein MTFYILVWPVLAALVLIQLTIGVINDYRDAHREGRKVV; encoded by the coding sequence ATGACTTTCTACATCCTGGTCTGGCCGGTACTGGCTGCGCTGGTACTGATCCAGCTCACCATCGGTGTCATCAATGACTACCGGGATGCACACCGGGAGGGCCGCAAGGTCGTCTAA